A stretch of Paracoccus sp. MA DNA encodes these proteins:
- a CDS encoding metallophosphoesterase — MTRILHLSDLHFGLERKPLVEPLIERINAARADLVVVTGDLTHRGRSAQFAQAAAFLRRIESPLLAVPGNHDIPLYRLADRMMRPYRRWRRAIAENLEPVGHVGHLRVQGVNSVDPMAWQRGIITPAQVARVIAGLDPDCINIVALHHPMQQRPQVDKALMQGAPAALARFEAEGVQLVLSGHLHLWSIGAFLGDEGRAILQVQAGTALCDRPGDRQNEFAVLDFAGPDLLVERHVAPMTEPGFRPPEHLRFTRRSGLWRPA, encoded by the coding sequence ATGACCCGCATCCTGCATCTCTCGGACCTGCATTTCGGGCTGGAGCGCAAGCCGCTGGTCGAGCCGCTGATCGAGCGGATCAACGCCGCCCGCGCCGATCTGGTGGTGGTGACGGGCGACCTGACCCATCGCGGTCGCTCGGCGCAATTCGCCCAAGCCGCCGCCTTCCTGCGGCGGATCGAATCGCCGCTGCTGGCGGTGCCCGGCAATCACGACATCCCGCTTTATCGGCTGGCGGACCGGATGATGCGCCCCTATCGCCGCTGGCGCCGCGCCATCGCCGAGAATCTCGAGCCTGTCGGCCATGTCGGCCACCTCCGGGTGCAGGGCGTGAACAGCGTCGATCCGATGGCCTGGCAGCGCGGGATCATCACGCCGGCGCAGGTGGCGCGGGTGATCGCCGGGCTGGACCCCGACTGCATCAACATCGTCGCGCTGCACCACCCGATGCAGCAGCGCCCGCAGGTGGACAAGGCGCTGATGCAGGGCGCCCCCGCCGCCCTGGCCCGCTTCGAGGCCGAGGGCGTGCAACTGGTCCTGTCCGGCCATCTGCATCTGTGGTCGATCGGCGCCTTCCTCGGCGACGAGGGGCGGGCGATCCTGCAGGTCCAGGCCGGCACCGCGCTTTGCGACCGCCCCGGCGACCGTCAGAACGAATTCGCCGTGCTGGACTTCGCCGGCCCGGACCTGCTGGTCGAACGCCATGTCGCACCCATGACCGAACCCGGCTTCCGCCCGCCCGAACATCTGCGCTTCACGCGCCGCAGCGGGCTTTGGCGCCCGGCCTGA
- a CDS encoding VOC family protein, with product MATSDAPIQIGRVALIVNDLDRVADFYQSAIGLERLSGGGEELVLGAGSLPLLELHRDKAARPRPQEAGLFHTAFLLPDRRALGRWLRHAADRGIGLDGASDHLVSEAVYLRDPEGNGIEIYADRPRSAWQHDGAEVRMDTGALDLRALLAAADGPWRGAPGGSVVGHVHLQVGDLAAAEDFWMNRLGMARMAHRFGASFFATGGYHHHVAGNVWNSRGAGLRSPDAAGLAEVVLAADPDRLQALGATEFRDPWGTRIRVEPRR from the coding sequence ATGGCCACGAGCGATGCCCCGATCCAGATCGGCCGGGTGGCGCTGATCGTCAACGACCTCGACAGGGTCGCGGATTTCTACCAGTCCGCCATCGGGCTGGAACGGCTTTCGGGCGGCGGCGAGGAGCTGGTGCTGGGCGCCGGCAGCCTGCCGCTGCTGGAGCTGCATCGCGACAAGGCCGCCCGGCCGCGCCCGCAAGAGGCGGGGCTGTTCCACACCGCCTTCCTGCTGCCCGACCGTCGGGCGCTGGGGCGTTGGCTGCGCCATGCCGCCGACCGGGGGATCGGCCTTGACGGCGCCTCGGACCATCTGGTCAGCGAGGCGGTCTATCTGCGCGACCCCGAGGGCAACGGCATCGAGATCTATGCCGACCGGCCGCGCTCGGCCTGGCAGCATGACGGCGCCGAGGTGCGGATGGACACCGGCGCGCTGGACCTGCGCGCCCTGCTGGCGGCGGCGGACGGGCCCTGGCGCGGTGCGCCCGGGGGCAGCGTGGTCGGGCATGTGCACCTGCAGGTCGGCGATCTGGCCGCGGCCGAGGATTTCTGGATGAACCGTCTGGGCATGGCGCGCATGGCGCATCGCTTCGGCGCCAGCTTCTTCGCCACCGGCGGATATCATCACCATGTGGCGGGCAATGTCTGGAACAGCCGCGGCGCGGGCTTGCGCAGCCCGGATGCGGCCGGGCTGGCCGAGGTGGTGCTGGCCGCCGATCCCGACCGGCTGCAGGCGCTGGGGGCGACCGAGTTCCGCGACCCCTGGGGCACCCGGATCCGCGTCGAGCCCAGGCGGTGA